The nucleotide sequence GTTTCGGACAACGCTAAGGAGCAGATTCTAAAATTAAAGCAGGATGAAGGCAGAAAGGAAAATGAAAACATTCGAGTTTCTGTTAAAGGTGGGGGATGCTCTGGCCTGATGTATGATTTAGGTTTTGATGAAAACATCTCAGACAGCGATCAAGTTTTCGAGGACAAAGGAGTTAAAATCATTGTAGATAAGAAAAGCTTGCTATATCTCGCTGGTACTACCCTAGAGTTTACAGATGGCCTTAATGGCAAAGGATTCCAATTTGTCAATCCTAATGCTTCCAGGACCTGTGGTTGTGGAGAAAGCTTCTCTATATAAGAATTACCTTATTAAGTTAAATCATAAAGGCCGACCAATTCAGTCGGTCTTTTTTGTATGTCCACTCGTTTTTTAGGCCTCAT is from Echinicola marina and encodes:
- a CDS encoding HesB/IscA family protein; protein product: MIIVSDNAKEQILKLKQDEGRKENENIRVSVKGGGCSGLMYDLGFDENISDSDQVFEDKGVKIIVDKKSLLYLAGTTLEFTDGLNGKGFQFVNPNASRTCGCGESFSI